From a region of the Erythrobacter neustonensis genome:
- a CDS encoding acetyl-CoA C-acetyltransferase, which translates to MTRRPEARRAAIVSPLRTPVGKFLGGLSSMNAGQLGAVILKALVERSGIDPARVDDVVFSQGYGNGEAPAIGHWSWLAAGLPIEVPGFQLDRRCGSGVQAVATAAMMVETGMADVVVAGGVESMSNVEHYTTDLRGGVRMGDMTLHDRLSRGRVMSQPVERFGVITGMIETAENLAKDYGITREEADAFAVRSHQNAARAWVEGKFAEQLVPVTIPQRRGDPVVFEHDEGYRADASMETLGKLAPIDLRRDAQAIVTAGNASQQNDAAAACLVVAEDKLEELGLTPMLWFGGWAAAGCDPSRMGIGPVPAVERLFERRGYKWDDIGMVELNEAFAPQVLAVLKGWGWSDDDSRREILNVNGSGISLGHPIGATGGRILADMAHEMHRRGVRYGLETMCIGGGQGIAAVFERAQ; encoded by the coding sequence ATGACCAGACGCCCAGAAGCTCGCAGGGCCGCCATCGTTTCGCCCCTGCGCACCCCGGTGGGCAAGTTCCTCGGCGGGCTCAGCAGCATGAATGCAGGCCAATTGGGCGCGGTGATTTTGAAGGCGCTGGTCGAGCGTTCGGGCATCGACCCCGCGCGGGTCGATGATGTCGTCTTTTCCCAAGGTTACGGCAATGGCGAGGCGCCCGCGATCGGCCACTGGTCGTGGCTCGCAGCGGGCCTGCCCATCGAAGTCCCCGGCTTTCAGCTCGACCGGCGCTGCGGATCGGGCGTGCAGGCGGTGGCGACCGCGGCGATGATGGTCGAAACGGGCATGGCCGATGTCGTTGTCGCGGGCGGCGTGGAGTCCATGTCGAATGTCGAACATTACACCACCGACCTTCGCGGCGGAGTGCGGATGGGCGACATGACGCTCCACGACCGGCTCAGCCGCGGACGCGTGATGAGCCAGCCGGTCGAGCGTTTCGGTGTCATCACCGGGATGATCGAGACGGCGGAAAACCTCGCCAAGGATTACGGCATCACCCGCGAGGAGGCGGATGCCTTCGCCGTCCGCTCGCACCAGAACGCCGCGCGCGCCTGGGTCGAGGGCAAATTCGCCGAGCAGCTCGTGCCGGTCACGATCCCGCAGCGGCGCGGCGACCCCGTGGTCTTCGAACATGACGAGGGATACCGCGCCGACGCCTCGATGGAGACGCTCGGCAAGCTTGCCCCCATCGACCTGCGCCGCGACGCGCAAGCCATCGTCACCGCAGGCAATGCCAGCCAGCAGAACGATGCCGCCGCCGCCTGTCTCGTGGTGGCCGAGGACAAGCTCGAAGAACTGGGCCTCACCCCGATGTTGTGGTTCGGCGGCTGGGCGGCGGCGGGCTGTGACCCTTCGCGCATGGGGATCGGGCCGGTGCCTGCGGTCGAGCGCCTGTTCGAACGGCGCGGCTACAAGTGGGACGATATCGGCATGGTCGAATTGAACGAAGCCTTCGCTCCGCAGGTGCTCGCTGTGCTCAAGGGCTGGGGCTGGAGCGACGACGATTCGCGCCGTGAAATCCTCAACGTCAACGGATCGGGGATCAGCCTCGGCCACCCGATCGGCGCGACCGGCGGGCGCATCCTTGCCGACATGGCGCATGAAATGCACCGGCGCGGGGTGCGCTATGGCCTTGAAACCATGTGCATCGGCGGCGGTCAGGGCATCGCGGCGGTGTTCGAGCGCGCGCAGTGA
- a CDS encoding acyl-CoA dehydrogenase family protein — protein sequence MNAPANLSAPINPGMDADTFEQFAEQLTRYVRERLIPAEAQVIAEDRVPEEIVNEMREMGLFGLSVPEEFGGAGLNMTQYARVVNIMAYAAPAYRSIFSINVGMFASALKNGATQAQKEEWYPRIAEGRIACFGLTEPGSGSDSAGLATSAVPDPDGNGWILNGTKRYITNAPYADVALIMARTNKEALPKNAHVSAFLVPMDSPGISRGSPDKKMGQAGSHICDIMLDDVRVPGDALLGGETGKGFVFAMKSLDNGRISVGAAATGYARRALDSALRYANERKAFGEPIANFQLIQQMLADSEIEIYAAESMMADVTARADRGENILVKAAAFKVFASEMCGRVVDRVVQVYGGAGYLAEYDAERFFRDARIYRIYEGTTQILQLQIAKHMLREWRENV from the coding sequence CCCGATCAACCCGGGGATGGACGCAGACACCTTCGAACAATTCGCCGAGCAGCTTACCCGCTATGTCCGCGAACGCCTGATCCCCGCCGAAGCGCAGGTGATCGCCGAAGACCGCGTGCCCGAAGAGATCGTCAACGAGATGCGCGAGATGGGCCTGTTCGGCCTGTCGGTGCCCGAGGAGTTCGGCGGCGCGGGCCTCAACATGACGCAATATGCGCGCGTCGTGAACATCATGGCCTATGCCGCGCCCGCCTATCGTTCGATCTTCTCGATCAATGTCGGGATGTTCGCGAGCGCATTGAAGAACGGCGCGACGCAGGCCCAGAAGGAAGAATGGTATCCCAGGATCGCCGAGGGGCGGATCGCGTGCTTCGGGCTTACCGAACCGGGTTCGGGCAGCGACAGCGCGGGGCTCGCGACCTCGGCGGTGCCCGATCCGGATGGCAACGGCTGGATCCTGAATGGCACCAAACGCTACATCACCAACGCGCCTTACGCCGATGTCGCGCTGATCATGGCGCGCACCAACAAGGAAGCGCTGCCCAAGAACGCGCATGTCAGCGCCTTCCTCGTGCCGATGGACAGCCCGGGCATTTCGCGCGGCAGCCCCGACAAGAAGATGGGGCAGGCCGGCAGCCACATCTGCGACATCATGCTCGACGATGTGCGCGTGCCCGGCGACGCCCTACTCGGCGGAGAGACCGGCAAGGGTTTCGTCTTTGCGATGAAGAGCCTCGACAACGGGCGCATTTCGGTGGGCGCAGCGGCGACCGGCTATGCCCGACGCGCGCTCGATTCCGCGCTGCGCTATGCCAATGAACGCAAGGCCTTCGGCGAGCCGATCGCCAATTTCCAGCTGATCCAGCAGATGCTCGCCGACAGCGAGATCGAGATCTACGCCGCCGAAAGCATGATGGCTGATGTCACCGCGCGCGCCGACCGGGGCGAGAACATCCTCGTGAAAGCCGCCGCCTTCAAGGTCTTCGCTAGCGAGATGTGCGGCCGCGTGGTCGACCGCGTCGTGCAGGTCTATGGCGGTGCTGGCTACCTTGCCGAATACGACGCCGAACGCTTCTTCCGCGATGCGCGCATTTACCGCATCTACGAAGGCACGACGCAGATCCTCCAGCTCCAGATCGCCAAGCACATGCTGCGCGAGTGGAGGGAGAATGTATAA
- a CDS encoding CoA transferase, producing MYNLLDDLSIVEVSSFVASPTAGLYCAQMGAEVIRVDHKAGGLDYNRYMLTAEGRSLSWENLNRAKKSVALDLTSGEGRELLVELAGAVGQCITNLPERSFLSHAAMAAKRADMVSLRVMGWHDGRQAMDFTVNAAAGYPLMCGPEDWDPATAPPVNQVLPAWDFITGAYGAFAMLAALRHRDRTGEGSEVRLPLGDVAIGTMANAGLLAEVLYRGGDRERLGNAIWGAFGRDFRSRDGVRFMVAALTPKQWGGLVKAFAVEDGIAALEARHGVRFADGDTPRFRHRADLFALFQSAADGMDYADIAARLAAETCTFERYRTAYEAANDPALVADNPLFGPAPANPSGFDYPATRSFANLPGREAGDPAPAPYLGEHSEEVLSDKLGLSSGTIGKLVDAGTVALSDKDKT from the coding sequence ATGTATAACCTCCTCGATGATCTCTCGATCGTAGAGGTTTCCAGCTTCGTCGCATCGCCCACCGCCGGGCTCTATTGCGCGCAGATGGGCGCGGAAGTGATCCGGGTCGACCACAAGGCGGGCGGGCTCGATTACAACCGCTATATGCTGACCGCCGAGGGGCGCTCGCTCAGTTGGGAGAACCTCAACCGCGCCAAGAAATCGGTCGCGCTCGATCTTACGTCGGGCGAGGGGCGCGAATTGCTGGTCGAACTGGCGGGCGCGGTGGGTCAGTGCATCACCAACCTGCCCGAACGAAGCTTCCTGAGCCACGCCGCGATGGCGGCGAAGCGCGCGGACATGGTCAGCTTGCGGGTCATGGGCTGGCATGACGGGCGGCAGGCGATGGATTTCACCGTCAACGCCGCTGCCGGCTACCCGCTGATGTGCGGACCGGAGGACTGGGACCCGGCGACCGCCCCGCCCGTCAACCAGGTGCTTCCCGCATGGGATTTCATCACCGGAGCCTACGGCGCTTTTGCCATGCTCGCAGCGCTGCGCCACCGCGACCGCACGGGCGAAGGCAGCGAAGTGCGCCTGCCGCTGGGCGATGTCGCGATCGGCACGATGGCGAACGCGGGTCTGCTGGCCGAAGTGCTCTACCGCGGCGGGGATCGCGAGCGATTGGGCAATGCGATCTGGGGCGCGTTCGGACGCGATTTCCGCAGCCGGGACGGCGTCAGGTTCATGGTCGCGGCGCTCACCCCCAAGCAGTGGGGCGGGCTGGTCAAGGCATTCGCGGTCGAGGACGGTATCGCCGCCTTGGAAGCCCGCCACGGCGTGCGCTTCGCCGATGGGGATACCCCACGCTTCCGGCACCGCGCCGATCTGTTCGCGCTGTTCCAGAGCGCGGCCGACGGCATGGATTATGCCGACATCGCAGCGCGGCTGGCGGCCGAGACCTGCACATTCGAACGCTACCGCACCGCCTATGAAGCCGCCAATGATCCGGCGCTGGTCGCGGACAATCCGCTGTTCGGCCCTGCGCCCGCGAACCCCAGCGGTTTCGATTACCCCGCCACGCGCTCTTTTGCGAACCTGCCGGGCCGGGAGGCGGGCGATCCCGCACCTGCGCCTTACCTCGGCGAACATTCCGAGGAAGTGCTCAGCGACAAACTCGGCCTCTCCTCCGGCACGATCGGCAAGCTGGTCGATGCGGGGACGGTGGCTCTTTCGGACAAGGACAAGACATGA